The Petroclostridium xylanilyticum genome has a segment encoding these proteins:
- a CDS encoding alpha-glucosidase/alpha-galactosidase, with the protein MAKIAMIGAGSIVFAKNLIVDILSFPELSGSTISLMDIDEGRLDMISKLAHKVVAQEGFNATIEATTDRRQALEDANYVILMIQVGGVNVYEYDVAIPMKYGIKQAVGDTLGPGGVFRALRTIPVFLDICKDIEELCPDALILNYVNPMAMNCWALNAATNIKNVGLCHSVQGTSEDIARYIGAPYEEISYKCAGINHMAWFLEYKWNGKDAYPLIKEKYNDPAVYNQDITKFEFLKHFGYFVTESSYHMSEYVPYFRKKDAWIDKIKGIDSWLKDDEGSYLHRCQRLASTFYEDMNKIVDANKVEVNRTHEYGAYIIHAIETGTPTVINGNVENKGLITNLPQGCVVEVPCLVNKNGIQPTVIGELPPQLAALNRTNINVQELAVKGCLAGDKELIYNAIMTDPLTSTILDMDEIRAMVDEMFEAEKDYLPQFK; encoded by the coding sequence ATGGCAAAAATTGCTATGATCGGTGCAGGAAGTATTGTTTTTGCAAAAAATTTAATAGTGGATATTCTTTCTTTTCCTGAATTATCAGGAAGTACTATTTCTCTTATGGATATCGACGAGGGAAGATTGGATATGATTAGCAAGCTGGCCCATAAAGTAGTTGCTCAAGAAGGCTTTAATGCTACTATTGAAGCTACTACTGACCGGAGACAGGCGCTGGAAGATGCAAATTACGTTATCCTTATGATACAGGTAGGAGGTGTCAATGTATACGAATATGATGTGGCCATTCCTATGAAATATGGCATCAAACAAGCAGTTGGAGATACGCTGGGCCCCGGAGGCGTTTTCAGGGCACTGAGAACCATTCCGGTATTTCTGGATATTTGCAAGGATATCGAGGAATTGTGTCCTGATGCTTTGATTTTAAACTATGTCAATCCGATGGCAATGAATTGTTGGGCATTAAATGCTGCTACCAATATTAAAAATGTAGGATTATGCCACAGTGTACAGGGTACATCGGAGGATATTGCCCGGTACATAGGTGCGCCTTACGAGGAGATTTCCTATAAATGTGCCGGAATCAATCACATGGCATGGTTCCTGGAATACAAGTGGAATGGCAAGGACGCCTATCCTTTAATTAAGGAAAAATATAATGACCCTGCCGTGTATAACCAGGATATCACCAAGTTCGAATTTTTAAAGCATTTTGGATATTTTGTAACCGAATCCAGTTATCATATGTCCGAATATGTGCCGTATTTTAGAAAAAAAGATGCATGGATTGACAAGATTAAAGGAATAGATTCATGGCTAAAGGATGATGAAGGTTCTTATCTCCATCGATGCCAGAGGTTAGCTAGTACTTTTTATGAAGATATGAACAAGATTGTTGATGCAAATAAGGTAGAAGTTAACAGGACCCATGAATACGGTGCATACATTATTCATGCAATAGAAACAGGAACACCTACCGTAATCAACGGTAATGTTGAAAACAAAGGATTAATTACCAACCTGCCCCAGGGTTGTGTGGTAGAAGTACCCTGCCTGGTGAATAAAAACGGTATACAGCCTACAGTGATTGGTGAACTGCCACCGCAACTGGCTGCCTTGAACCGCACCAACATCAATGTACAGGAACTGGCAGTAAAGGGATGCCTGGCCGGGGATAAAGAGCTTATTTACAATGCCATTATGACGGATCCCTTAACTTCAACCATCCTGGATATGGACGAGATTCGTGCTATGGTTGATGAGATGTTTGAAGCAGAAAAGGATTATCTGCCTCAGTTTAAATAA